The following nucleotide sequence is from Aspergillus luchuensis IFO 4308 DNA, chromosome 1, nearly complete sequence.
TGCAGGTCTTTATACTACGCAGACTCGGGATCATACTCAAGTCTCCCAAATCACATCCAGTGTCCAGGTAAACTCTCTCGATCACGGACTCCGGTCAACATGGCGGAACCGTCTGCTGGACGACAGAAAGTGGTCGTCGTGGGTGCTGGCCCGGTGGGGTCCCTGGCGGCTCTCTATGCTGCAGCTAGAGGCGACGATGTTGAGATGTACGAACTACGCGGAGGTTAGTCGCTATACGGTGCCAGGTCATCCTGGATATCCTGCTTCCCTTGCCATCCGACAGGCTGCGATGACtctatcatcatcgaccccgCATCTTCCTGATGACTCGATCTCTATCAAGCATGGGGCCATTCTCACACTACATGTTGATTTACAGATCTACGTGATCCAAGCACGATTCCCTTGAACTTCACCAAGTCCATCAATCTCGCCCTCTCCGAACGGGGCATCACCGCCATGCGGCAGGCCAATCGAGAGGAACTCATAGAGCGCATCCTCGCCGACGCCATCCCCATGCACGGACGTATGATCCACGGCCGAAGCGACGGCAAGCTCTGGGAAGCTGCGCAAGCTTATGATGTCCACGGCCGAGTATGCCTTCACTTTTCTCAGCCTTAAACGGAAATTACTCATCTAATCTTAACCCTTAGGCCATCAATGCCGTTGACCGCGGCACTCTCAACAATGCCCTCTTGGATGAACTGTCGCGCACGCCAAACGTCAAGATGTTCTTCAACCACAAGCTCACCGGCGCCGACTTCCGCACCAACCGTGCCTGGCTCGAACGCCGCACTCCGGGCACCGCTTACACTCCGGAATCAGTGACCGAGATTGAAATCACTTTCGACTACCTCATCGGTGCCGACGGCGCCCACTCCGCCTCCCGCTATCACATGATGAAGTTCGCCCGAGTAGACTATCAGCAAGAATACATCGACACGCTTTGGTGTGAATTTCGCATACCCCCACACCCGGAAACAGGAGACTTCCAGATCTCTCCCAACCATCTACACATCTGGCCGGGCAAAGAATTCATGTTCATTGCGCTTCCATCAGCTGATAAATCCTTCACCTGCACGTTATTCGCACCAGCCTGGCACTATGAGAAACTGGAAGAGAGCTCACCGCAAGACCTTGTGACCTCCTTCGATTACAATTTCCCCGGCGTCTGTCCCAACTTGATTACGCCTGAAGCCCTATCTCAGCAATTCACCGAGAACCCACACCTTCCTCTCATCAGTCTGAAATGTAAACCACACCACTTCGGCTCCAGCGTAGTAATAGTCGGCGATGCTGCGCACGCCGTCCTGCCTTTCTATGGACAGGGACTGAACGCCGGACTTGAAGATATTCGcgttctcttctctttcatggACCAATACGGCGTCTATGACGACTCTATCAGTCCTACACCTGAAGCTCGAGCCTCTGCCCGTGCCGCAGCATTGCAAGCATACACCAACCAACGCACGGCCGATACATGGGCGATCAACGACCTGTCCAAGCAGAATTATCTGGAAATGCGCTGGGGAGTCAAAAGTCCCGTCTACAAGTTGCGCAagacggtggaggagacaCTAGACCGCTATGTACCGAGCCTGGGATGGCAGACACAGTATTCTCGGGTAAGCTTTAGTAACCAACGGTACTCGGAGGTGATTGCGTCTGTGAAGAGGCAGGGGAAGCTGTTAGGTGTTGCTGGGCTAGGGTCCGTCCTGGTGTCGGTGATGATCGGGGCTGGGGTGTTGATGAGATGGCCGGAGAGGTTGTCGTTGGGAGCTGTGTGGAGGACGTTATTTGGAAGAAATTGAGGGAATCCCCAGTAGTTGTCATTTGTTTGAGCTCTATTTGCGTTCTAACAATGTGTCATGTAAGTATAGCTGATGTTTTTTGCTACAAGACCCGACTGCATGCAACCATAGAATGACGCCAAAAGCACGTAAATCTGCATGATAAGTTTGTCTGACGATAGAATATGTCATCATCTCAACCTTCCTCCttaaatatatcaatattttgTTCACCCCAAAGAACAGAACCACCAACTCCACTCacaacatcagcaccaaAATGGACCCCCTAAGCAAGCTTCCATACGAGCTCCTCTCCCTAATCATCGACTACACAGCAGACTGGATCACGCTCGAAAGCCTCATTCAGATCTCCCCACCACTACACgacctcttcaccaccccgGCAGCCCCCAGCACCTCACCAAAGAAACAAACACGAAGATCAGCACGAACATCATCCAAAGCCCACCGCGAAGCCATACGTATTGTCAAATGCACCCTCGAAAACAACCCCATCATGTCCGTTGCTATCCGTCGGCACTTCCACATAATCACCAAACTACGTCAATTTTCCTCGCAACCAGCTGTCAGACGCACCATCTGTTATACTACACTCCTAATAGGCGATGATgattcctccctctccttcgatTCCCCACCAGCCCACACAACCCTCCTCGAAATGATCACCCTCGCAGCCAACATCCAGCGTCTAGCATGCGCATGTCTATCCACCCTCCTAACCCGGCTTCGGAGCGTTCATCCGCACCGCTGGACCAAAGAAGACCTAGATCCAAAGACAAGTGCATCCACAGAGACGTACATGGAAACGTACAAGCTACACGACGTGGGACCTCCCTCATGGCTCGAAGAGCATCGCATCTACCGTCCGTTGTGGCTTCTACAGCTGAGATATGAATTGTTATCTGTTGGCAAGAAGCTGAGGTTGTTCACTGATGATCGACTTCAGAGAATGAAGGATGACTATATGGACATAGATACTGACAATGAGGAAGAGTTCAAGTGGTTAGGCATCAATCTTCGCGAGATAAGAACTGTTGTTGGGTGGTTGGAGGGCTTAGATGAGGATTTGGATCTGTTCAAAACGGATGCAGGTACAGACACAGACTTTGACCTACAGCCGCGAGCTCAACGTCGACCATCTACAAGAGCCCTCGGCAAAATTCGCAAGTTACATCAGAAAGCCACGCAAActccactaccactacctcCTAATTTATGCTTCAAGCCTTGGTCCCCTTCAAGAAGCACCGAGTGGCTTGATCCAAGCCGCTATAGCATGATCGGATTTGTCGAAGAACAGCTAACCCGCGagaataacaacaacagcagcagcagcaagtcaATGTCCACGTCCCCACGCGGTTCCCAGCAGGACCTGTTACAGTCCTGGTACGCACTCGGCATGGCGATATGGGATTGCTGGCGGATGTATGGGCTGGGACTGACCCTGGTGAGGCGGGAGTGCTTCTCGGAGCAGGCGGAGTCTGAATGGGGTGATGAGCTGCCGATAGGGCCGAGGCCCGCGCGTAGGCAGAAGGTGCTTGAATGCAGGCTTTCGGACTTTTTGGAGGGGTGGAATGAGaataatagtactagtagtagggagggggagagaaagaggaaaaggggtG
It contains:
- the bna4 gene encoding kynurenine 3-monooxygenase (COG:C;~EggNog:ENOG410PFFH;~InterPro:IPR027545,IPR036188,IPR002938;~PFAM:PF01494;~TransMembrane:1 (o459-479i);~go_function: GO:0004502 - kynurenine 3-monooxygenase activity [Evidence IEA];~go_function: GO:0071949 - FAD binding [Evidence IEA];~go_process: GO:0006569 - tryptophan catabolic process [Evidence IEA];~go_process: GO:0019805 - quinolinate biosynthetic process [Evidence IEA]), whose product is MAEPSAGRQKVVVVGAGPVGSLAALYAAARGDDVEMYELRGDLRDPSTIPLNFTKSINLALSERGITAMRQANREELIERILADAIPMHGRMIHGRSDGKLWEAAQAYDVHGRAINAVDRGTLNNALLDELSRTPNVKMFFNHKLTGADFRTNRAWLERRTPGTAYTPESVTEIEITFDYLIGADGAHSASRYHMMKFARVDYQQEYIDTLWCEFRIPPHPETGDFQISPNHLHIWPGKEFMFIALPSADKSFTCTLFAPAWHYEKLEESSPQDLVTSFDYNFPGVCPNLITPEALSQQFTENPHLPLISLKCKPHHFGSSVVIVGDAAHAVLPFYGQGLNAGLEDIRVLFSFMDQYGVYDDSISPTPEARASARAAALQAYTNQRTADTWAINDLSKQNYLEMRWGVKSPVYKLRKTVEETLDRYVPSLGWQTQYSRVSFSNQRYSEVIASVKRQGKLLGVAGLGSVLVSVMIGAGVLMRWPERLSLGAVWRTLFGRN
- a CDS encoding uncharacterized protein (COG:S;~EggNog:ENOG410Q078) gives rise to the protein MDPLSKLPYELLSLIIDYTADWITLESLIQISPPLHDLFTTPAAPSTSPKKQTRRSARTSSKAHREAIRIVKCTLENNPIMSVAIRRHFHIITKLRQFSSQPAVRRTICYTTLLIGDDDSSLSFDSPPAHTTLLEMITLAANIQRLACACLSTLLTRLRSVHPHRWTKEDLDPKTSASTETYMETYKLHDVGPPSWLEEHRIYRPLWLLQLRYELLSVGKKLRLFTDDRLQRMKDDYMDIDTDNEEEFKWLGINLREIRTVVGWLEGLDEDLDLFKTDAGTDTDFDLQPRAQRRPSTRALGKIRKLHQKATQTPLPLPPNLCFKPWSPSRSTEWLDPSRYSMIGFVEEQLTRENNNNSSSSKSMSTSPRGSQQDLLQSWYALGMAIWDCWRMYGLGLTLVRRECFSEQAESEWGDELPIGPRPARRQKVLECRLSDFLEGWNENNSTSSREGERKRKRGDYE